A genomic region of Candidozyma auris chromosome 5, complete sequence contains the following coding sequences:
- the ECM29 gene encoding Ecm29p produces the protein MLKNSLVISQLFSLDFSSGYEKLFDDSGTPPYRDAAATECARDLPYIGGYNLQHLQAKNPPIFSQFCMADQELDLVAKVDLRLALADSEDQLQKALASYLPPLLLKLASSHGAVRQAVFKIIQNVFPRITAARTMRLPVDALLSQIQAPNVPNGADSGQVRLYSLLFLQKGIERLTPEERFSLIPKLLQGYHTYPPAVTSRVFAALLKCLDGYKAPARDSDEYEKCREQLGFDVRPEDERALVKTASKFFLLLPNANAPIQTPGMSVQDSAHFTKDAGVTYKSLGEIQEAKLRIMELLSAGFTESLLVLPLLIASADGSSSINNKAALWFKKLPLDLEDKYLIDSMTELFLGKSEPLTPPVSPTLQEKILALLCKSKCAMRDPRTRQISEHALNSEYSRLRQTAVAYIRTVTKSSSGASQEGAGSTQGDFNLSILSKLKDSIMKDGWPEMDTSQVSNYRQAVNSRMLQYEALGDILRYAPQLWEADLTYIKFLFDSLEEESIELRPVVQDVLSALEPHLSRLSSECKSELKKVLRKYLEFSNSSSNLSACCYVAMKYSNSAFAFSDAEARYLCFLGSAKSNNPETVEEANKGLQPYYFNLLKQSNNLDFRSSREFLGTDSSVRFPAFTDLVNVLQAGLSQADEESTLFQSLGVAVRFILRAFVMEVTEDHSTVIVVDEDWGARVDKALEVDETVQSLVIGGLAQEKNLQGVQSFLSICFDSLYNSHFGGSQYVSDTGFSTVLAQVISFAPSSAVSQLKSYLPKLLLLLDEKVLASTSAREVCKILGMIAANRAVLDNEVLELLSRLVDMSDTGNNASRITGRLLAQAYIISRLALVQRNDLLSSQTFKSYIQQLREGIKDSRSYDAVLESLSQLAIFGVLGPQLELYDDIKKDVRSFKEVIIPRAKKCHELSVLALSKLELSLAETYDSMQNDELTETEQIIYDTHTSKQLDYTLASGEAFAIVAGGWKSRILQQELDIQGVQVAHVPQSTGRLPVILKNVLEACANTKPSLRRAGCLWLLSLVQYLSGEKEIAENASRIHVAFMRFLADRDELVQESASRGLSIIYELGDADLKETLVKGLFRSFTDSETSTNPTAGTVDLETQLFDPNVLKTHDGSVSTYRDVLNLAQDVGDPGLVYKFMSLAKSNALWSSRRGMAFGLGSIMAKSSLDDMLSKNKNLSTRLIPKLYRYRFDPNLAVAKSMGDIWTALIKDTQKTIREYFDVILNEVLKGMGSKEWRVRQASTAALGNLLQTSPLELYEQRLEEIWNMSFRAMDDIKESVRKEGTQLCRSLAKTLSRLADVSTGNATVAKATEVLNYLIPFFLSSKGLHSDAKDVREFALETIVDLCKVGGKAVKPHVPELLETFIQLMSTLEPEIVNYLVLNAEKYNLRTSDVDAKRIQSLGHSPMIDAIERLLALADEYLMPHLIVALQRSVKSSVGLPSKVCGSRVIVNLINKKYAIVKPFGDKLLATCIQQLNDRNEAVASSYAAAAGYVSKIASMDAVLKYSETIARMYLEAEDEAKRRLAGIASESVSKYSGSDRFEAVASAFLPLVFVAKHDESEEVREIFEREWIESSSGNSAAKIYFDEIIKISETYGKSTNHYIRQVIARSLADFCQSIDIDSEKQLKALFDILLDFCKGKSWNGKELVFDALVTFTCNKSAFVRKNDELLNAIYHIVQVESKRRNKIYQVKAIQSVGKFVHEYPENDELVQNYIEVLRLVLSEDYIEDLDLTEFTSISNFNKNQEKIIYEEFHLNLLKNIFQAVSPKIVHKDLLQLAFEELVKFKNSDHEKSWRTCTGFNENFKLLLEGLEKESTSLSVSELNMIAEAFTILFEFDEKGMLEKNIIMLARNSKVLRNVFKENGDTNRVRFIVDNLTKLKRESISTITSNELQSAIDHFQ, from the coding sequence CGATGAGGTTGCCCGTGGACGCGTTGTTGCTGCAAATCCAGGCTCCCAACGTGCCCAATGGCGCTGACTCCGGTCAAGTCAGACTCTACAGCTTacttttccttcaaaaaggcATTGAGCGCCTCACTCCTGAAGAAAGGTTCCTGTTGATTCCAAAATTGCTACAAGGGTACCATACGTATCCTCCAGCGGTCACAAGCCGTGTTTTTGCAGCGTTGCTCAAGTGCTTGGACGGGTACAAGGCGCCTGCTCGTGATAGTGACGAGTACGAGAAGTGCCGCGAGCAATTGGGGTTTGATGTGCGTCCTGAGGATGAAAGGGCTTTAGTGAAGACTGCTTCGAAGttctttttgctcttgCCGAATGCTAATGCCCCGATACAGACTCCTGGAATGAGTGTTCAGGATCTGGCCCATTTCACGAAGGACGCCGGTGTCACCTACAAGTCGTTGGGCGAAATTCAGGAGGCCAAATTACGCATTATGGAGTTGCTAAGTGCTGGGTTTACCGAAAGTTTGCTTGTCTTGCCTTTATTGATTGCCTCCGCCGATGGCTCCTCTTCCATTAACAACAAGGCGGCACTTtggttcaagaagcttcccCTTGACTTGGAGGATAAGTACTTGATCGACAGTATGACCGAACTCTTTCTTGGGAAGTCAGAGCCATTGACTCCTCCAGTGTCGCCAACTCTCcaagagaagatcttggCTTTACTTTGTAAGTCTAAATGTGCAATGAGAGACCCCAGAACGAGGCAAATCTCGGAACATGCACTCAATTCTGAATATTCAAGACTCAGACAAACCGCTGTGGCTTATATTCGTACTGTCACAAAGTCAAGTAGCGGAGCTTCGCAAGAAGGAGCCGGGCTGACCCAGGGCGATTTCAATTTGTCAATTCTTTCTAAACTCAAAGATAGTATTATGAAAGACGGTTGGCCGGAGATGGATACCTCTCAGGTGCTGAATTATAGACAAGCTGTTAACCTGAGAATGCTACAGTATGAAGCGTTGGGTGACATCTTGCGCTACGCTCCACAACTATGGGAAGCAGACTTGACTTACATCAAATTCCTTTTTGACTCCTTAGAAGAGGAGAGCATAGAACTTCGCCCTGTTGTTCAGGATGTCTTATCTGCTCTCGAACCACACTTATCTAGACTATCCAGCGAGTGCAAGTcagaattgaagaaggtcttgagaaagtacttggagttctcaaactcctcaagTAATCTCAGCGCGTGTTGTTATGTGGCCATGAAGTATTCCAATTCAGCTTTTGCGTTTCTGGATGCGGAGGCACGCTACCTCTGTTTCCTTGGCTCCGCTAAATCCAATAACCCAGAAACTGTAGAGGAAGCAAACAAAGGCTTACAACCATACTACttcaatcttttgaaaCAGTCAAACAACCTTGACTTCCgatcatcaagagaatTTTTGGGCACTGATTCATCAGTCAGATTTCCAGCATTTACTGATCTAGTTaatgttcttcaagcagGGTTATCGCAAGCAGACGAAGAAAGCACTCTTTTCCAGAGCCTAGGCGTAGCTGTCCGTTTTATACTTCGAGCTTTTGTGATGGAGGTCACAGAGGACCATTCGACTGTTATAGTTGTTGACGAAGACTGGGGTGCTCGAGTAGACAAAGCATtggaagttgatgaaactGTTCAATCCTTGGTGATAGGGGGATTAGCCCAGGAGAAGAACTTACAAGGTGTTCAATCATTCCTTTCCATCTGTTTTGATTCGTTGTACAATCTGCATTTTGGTGGCTCTCAGTATGTCTCAGACACAGGTTTCAGCACCGTTTTGGCACAAGTTATATCATTCGCTCCCTCAAGTGCTGTTTCTCAGTTGAAATCCTATTTACCTAAATTGTTGTTACTCCTCGATGAAAAAGTGCTAGCGCTGACATCTGCCCGAGAGGTTTGCAAGATTTTAGGAATGATTGCTGCTAATCGGGCCGTCTTGGATAATGAAGTACTTGAGTTACTCAGCAGGCTTGTGGATATGTCTGATACTGGAAACAACGCCAGCAGGATCACCGGTCGTCTCTTAGCACAAGCTTACATCATATCACGGCTCGCATTAGTACAGCGCAATGACTTGCTCAGCTCGCAGACTTTCAAAAGCTACATACAACAGCTTCGAGAAGGTATAAAGGATTCTAGGTCTTATGATGCTGTACTTGAGTCTCTCAGCCAACTTGCAATTTTTGGTGTTCTAGGTCCGCAGCTTGAGTTATatgatgatatcaaaaaGGATGTTCGAAGTTTCAAAGAAGTTATCATTCCAAGAGCCAAAAAGTGTCATGAGCTATCTGTTTTGGCATTGCTGAAATTAGAGCTTTCACTCGCCGAAACCTATGACTCGATGCAAAATGATGAATTGACAGAAACAGAACAAATAATCTACGACACTCACACATCCAAACAACTTGATTACACATTGGCTAGTGGTGAGGCGTTTGCCATAGTGGCAGGCGGGTGGAAGTCCAGGATACTCCAACAGGAACTTGATATTCAGGGTGTTCAAGTGGCCCACGTCCCTCAGTCCACAGGAAGATTGCCAGTCATTTTAAAGAACGTGCTCGAGGCTTGCGCAAACACCAAGCCCTCGCTTAGAAGAGCAGGCTGCTTGTGGCTACTTTCACTTGTACAATATCTAAGTGGAGAGAAGGAAATTGCAGAGAATGCATCTCGAATCCATGTGGCTTTTATGCGCTTTCTCGCTGACAGGGATGAACTCGTCCAAGAGCTGGCATCACGAGGATTGAGCATTATCTACGAATTAGGGGACGCAGATCTCAAAGAAACATTGGTAAAGGGTCTTTTCAGATCGTTCACGGACTCAGAAACTTCGACCAACCCTACTGCAGGTACGGTAGACCTAGAGACGCAGCTATTTGATCCGAACGTATTAAAAACCCATGATGGTTCCGTTTCCACTTATCGAGACGTACTCAATTTGGCGCAAGACGTGGGCGATCCAGGATTAGTTTACAAGTTCATGTCTTTGGCCAAATCAAATGCCTTATGGTCCTCGAGGCGTGGAATGGCATTCGGTCTCGGCTCAATCATGGCAAAGTCTAGCTTGGATGAcatgctttcaaaaaataaaaatcTCAGCACCCGTTTGATTCCAAAGCTTTATAGATACCGCTTCGACCCGAACTTGGCGGTAGCTAAGTCCATGGGTGACATCTGGACTGCTCTTATCAAAGATACTCAGAAAACAATACGAGAGTATTTTGATGTCATCCTCAATGAAGTCTTGAAAGGAATGGGTTCGAAGGAATGGCGCGTTCGCCAGGCAAGTACCGCAGCTCTTGGTAATCTATTGCAGACACTGCCTTTAGAGCTATACGAACAACGACTCGAAGAAATCTGGAACATGAGTTTCCGTGCCATGGACGATATAAAGGAAAGTGTTCGTAAAGAGGGGACCCAGCTTTGTCGTCTGTTAGCTAAAACTTTATCAAGACTTGCAGATGTAAGCACTGGAAATGCAACTGTTGCTAAAGCAACTGAGGTGTTGAATTATTTGattcctttctttttgagttcTAAAGGGCTTCATAGTGATGCAAAAGACGTGAGAGAGTTTGCCCTTGAAACCATTGTGGATTTATGCAAAGTTGGTGGTAAGGCTGTGAAGCCTCACGTTCCAGAGCTATTGGAGACTTTCATACAATTGATGTCCACTCTAGAGCCTGAGATAGTGAACTATTTGGTTTTGAATGCTGAAAAGTACAACCTCAGAACGAGTGACGTTGATGCAAAAAGAATACAAAGTCTCGGTCACTCACCAATGATAGATGCAATTGAGAGACTCCTTGCGCTTGCCGATGAATACCTCATGCCACATCTTATTGTGGCACTTCAAAGGTCGGTAAAATCCTCTGTTGGCCTTCCATCGAAGGTTTGTGGTAGCAGAGTGATCGTTAAtcttatcaacaaaaagtaCGCTATCGTGAAACCTTTTGGCGACAAGCTTCTTGCAACCTGTATTCAGCAATTAAATGACAGAAACGAGGCGGTAGCTTCGTCCTATGCTGCTGCCGCAGGGTATGTGTCGAAGATTGCTAGCATGGATGCTGTGTTGAAGTATAGTGAGACAATTGCTAGGATGTATCTTGAAGCGGAGGACgaagcaaaaagaagactaGCAGGTATTGCGTCCGAAAGCGTCAGCAAATATAGCGGTCTGGATAGATTTGAGGCGGTTGCATCGGCTTTCTTGCCATTGGTTTTCGTTGCCAAGCACGATGAATCCGAGGAAGTGAGAGAGATATTTGAAAGAGAATGGATTGAAAGTTCAAGCGGTAATAGTGCCGCAAAAATATATTTCGATGAGATCATAAAGATTAGCGAAACATACGGAAAGCTGACCAACCATTATATTCGTCAAGTCATTGCACGCTCATTGGCTGACTTCTGCCAATCTATCGATATCGATTCTGAGAAGCAATTAAAAGCGCTTTTCGACATTCTTCTCGATTTTTGTAAAGGAAAGTCCTGGAATGGTAAGGAGTTGGTTTTCGATGCGCTTGTGACTTTCACTTGTAACAAATCTGCCTTTGTTCGTAAGAACGATGAGTTACTCAATGCGATATACCACATCGTTCAAGTCGAAAGCAAAAGACGAAACAAAATTTACCAGGTTAAGGCCATTCAAAGCGTGGGGAAGTTTGTTCACGAGTATCCAGAAAATGATGAACTAGTCCAAAATTATATTGAGGTCTTGAGACTTGTACTTTCTGAAGATTACATCGAAGATCTTGATCTCACGGAGTTCACATCCATCTCAAACTTTAACAAGAACCAGGAGAAAATCATCTACGAGGAATTTCACTTAAATCTATTGAAAAACATCTTTCAAGCTGTGTCACCCAAAATTGTTCACAAAGACCTTCTCCAATTAgcatttgaagaattggttAAGTTCAAAAACTCAGACCATGAAAAATCTTGGAGAACGTGCACAGGGTTTAATGAAAACTTTAAGCTTCTATTAGAAggcttggagaaggagagtACCTCGCTCAGTGTATCGGAACTAAATATGATTGCTGAAGCCTTCACAATCCTTTTCGAATTCGACGAAAAGGGaatgttggagaagaatatcaTCATGTTGGCGAGAAACTCGAAGGTATTGCGTAACgttttcaaagagaacGGTGACACCAACAGAGTTAGATTTATCGTCGACAATCTCACAAAGTTAAAACGTGAATCCATTTCTACGATAACATCTAATGAGTTACAAAGTGCCATTGACCATTTTCAATGA